The window CGAGCACCTGGGCGGCACCGGCGCACCGCCGTCGTTGCGCTGGGCGGCGAGCGAACTGATCCTCGGGGCCAACCCGGCGCTGTACATGTATGCCGGGGGCCCCGGTTTCGGCGCGATCCTCGACCGGCTGGGGACGCCGGAGCAGAAGAAGCTCGCGCGGCTCATGATCGACCGCAAATGGGGCGCGACGATGGTCCTCACCGAGCCCGATGCCGGCTCCGACGTCGGTGCCGGCCGGGCCCGGGCTATCGAGCAGCCCGACGGCAGCTGGCATCTCGAGGGCGTGAAGCGGTTCATCACTTCGGGTGAGTGGGACTGGCCGGAGAACATCGTGCACCTCGTCCTCGCCCGGCCGGAGGGGGCCAGGCCAGGTACCAAGGGACTGTCGTTGTTCGTCGTCCCGAAGTACCTCGTGGACGTCGACACCGGCGAGCTGGGCGCGCGCAACGGTGTCTACGTCACCAACTTGGAACACAAGATGGGGCTTCGAGTTTCGGCCACCTGCGAGCTGACCTTCGGCGAGCAGAACCCGGCGATCGGCTATCTCGTTGGTGGCGTGCACGACGGCATCGCCCAGATGTTCCAGATCATCGAGTACGCCCGGATGATGGTCGGCACGAAGGCCATCGCGACGCTGTCCAGCGGATATCTCAACGCCCTGGAATACGCCAAGACCCGAATCCAGGGTGCTGACCTTCGGCAGATGACCGACAAGGCAGCCCCGCGGGTGACCATCACGCACCATCCTGACGTCCGGCGGATGCTCATGCTCCAGAAGTCCTACGCCGAAGGCATGCGCGCCCTCGTGATGTACACCGCAACACAGCAGGATGCCGTGGAGCTGGCCAACGCCCGGGGCGAGGAGGACCCGCTCGCCGTTCGGCTCAACGACCTGCTGCTGCCCCTGGTCAAGGGGGTGGGGTCGGAACGCTCCTACGAGCTGCTGGCCCTCGCCCTGCAGACCCTCGGCGGTTCCGGGTACCTGCAGGACTATCCGATCGAGCAGTACATCCGCGACTCCAAGATCGACACCCTGTACGAGGGCACCACCGGCATCCAGGGGATGGACCTGTTCTTCCGCAAGATCGTCCGGGACAAGGGCGAGGCACTGACCAAGCTGCTCGGGGACATCCAGGACTTCGCCAAGGGCGACGCCGGCAACGGTCAGCTGCGGGTCGAGCGGGAGTTGCTCGGCAAGGGGATCGAGGATGTGCAGGGACTCGTCGCCGCCCTGGTCGGCTATCTGACGGCGACGACGGAGGACGCCCGCAGTGTGTACAAGGTGGGGTTGAACTCCACCCGCCTCCTGCTCGCGCTCGGCGATCTGGTGATCGGCTGGCTCCTGCTCCGGCAGGCCGAGGTAGCGCTGCTCCGCCTCGCCGAAGGTTCGAGCCCCCGGGACACGGCCTTCTACCAGGGCAAGGTCTCGGCGGCCCGTTTCTTCAGCCAGACCCGGCTTCCACTCCTTGCCGCCGAGCGTGCGATCGCCGAGGCGACCGACCTCGACCTCATGGATCTGGACGAAGCGGCCTTCTGATCTAGCCGAAGGCCACGATCAGTGCCGGGTCTTCGAGCATCCGGCCAAGATCGGCGAGGAACTCCGAGCCCAGCTTCCCGTCGACCAGCCGGTGATCGAAGGACAGCCCGAGTTGGGTCACCTGCCGGATCGCGATGGCACCGGCGTGCACCCAGGGGGTTGGCCGGATCGCGCCGACACAAAGGATCGCGGCTTCGCCCGGGTTGAGGATGGGGGTACCGGTGTCGACGCCGAAGACTCCTACGTTCGTGATGGTGATCGTGCCGCGCTGCATGTCGGCCGGCGTCGTCTTGCCTTCGCGCGCCGTCCGGGTCAGCGTGCCGAGTGCCACCGCGAGTTCCGGCAGGCTGAGGCGTCCGGCGTCCTTGACGTTCGGGACGAGCAACCCGCGCGGAGTCGCCGCAGCGATCCCGAGGTTCACGTAGTCCCGGACCACGATCTCCCCGGCCGCGGCGTCCCATGACGCGTTGATCATGGGATGTCGCCGGACGGCGACGAGCAGCGCCTTGGCCACGAGCAGCAGCGGGCTGATCTTCGTC of the Mycobacteriales bacterium genome contains:
- a CDS encoding acyl-CoA dehydrogenase, coding for MGHYKSNLRDLEFNLFEVFGRQEVLGTGPFAEMDLDTAKSVLTEVERLATHELAESFGDADRNPPVFDPQNHTVTLPDSFKSSFSALMDAEWFRLDLPEHLGGTGAPPSLRWAASELILGANPALYMYAGGPGFGAILDRLGTPEQKKLARLMIDRKWGATMVLTEPDAGSDVGAGRARAIEQPDGSWHLEGVKRFITSGEWDWPENIVHLVLARPEGARPGTKGLSLFVVPKYLVDVDTGELGARNGVYVTNLEHKMGLRVSATCELTFGEQNPAIGYLVGGVHDGIAQMFQIIEYARMMVGTKAIATLSSGYLNALEYAKTRIQGADLRQMTDKAAPRVTITHHPDVRRMLMLQKSYAEGMRALVMYTATQQDAVELANARGEEDPLAVRLNDLLLPLVKGVGSERSYELLALALQTLGGSGYLQDYPIEQYIRDSKIDTLYEGTTGIQGMDLFFRKIVRDKGEALTKLLGDIQDFAKGDAGNGQLRVERELLGKGIEDVQGLVAALVGYLTATTEDARSVYKVGLNSTRLLLALGDLVIGWLLLRQAEVALLRLAEGSSPRDTAFYQGKVSAARFFSQTRLPLLAAERAIAEATDLDLMDLDEAAF